Genomic DNA from bacterium:
CAGTCGGGCTTTGGTCGGTTAGCTGTGCATAATATACATATGTATTGAACGTTTGTCAAGTGTTTGTGGTAAAAAATACAATTTTCTATAAACATTTGTTCAGTATTGGATTAGGGGAAATTGGCATTGGACTTACGAGCCGGGAGGGAAAGTTCGAGAGGCATGGGGGGAGGCGGGAAATTGGAAATTAGAAATGAGAAATTAGAAAGGGGGACGACGTGCGGGGGCGGGGCTGCTGACGGGGAAAGAAGAGTTGTTCTCTTGACAATCCCCGTGGCAAACGCTATCTTGACAACAGGTCTTGGGAAACTAGCCGGACAACGAACCTCGGAGGCCTTGAGTATGACGCGAATTCTATCTGTATTCAATTTCTTGAAGCGGGTAGGGTTCGCGCTTTTATTGTTGTTAGGGGGGGCGGGCCAGACACTTGCACAGCCCGATACGATTTGGACTCGACAAATAGGAGCGGCGGCTTCAGATGAACAACTCTTCGGTATAGTTGGAGACGCCTCAGCTGGTGCCCTACTTGTTGGGAGCATTCGCGATTCTTCGTTTGGGACTATTGATGGACTTATATGCAGAATTAGCACCCAAGGTGATATTAATTGGACTCGTAGATTTGGTGGTGGGGAAAACGAAGAATTTCGAGCATGTGATATGGGAAATAGCGGGGCAATTGTTGCAGTGGGATACTCAGATTCATATGGATCCGGTGGTCGCCGATCATATGTTGTATCAATCGAAAACAACGGAGACTCGCTTTGGTCCTGGATAGATGAAACAACTGAGACATCTGAACTCAACGATGTTGGCTTCTTGAACGATATTCTGGTTTGTGGAAACAGGACTGATGGATTTGGAAGATCCTTCTTTGCCGCCAAACTCACCTCTTTGGGCGATACTCTGTGGGCAAAGAACTACTCACGCTATGAAAATGGAGCAATTGATGCTGCTCTTGTGCTCGAACCCCTCACCTCTGGGGGCTATTTGCTTGCGGGTTATAGGAGTGACTTGCCTACATTTCCGAACAGACGGCAAGACGATATTTACATAATTAGAACTAACGAAATAGGCGATACTGTGTGGACCAAGTGGTTTGAAACGCCTGATGCTGACGAAAGAGCTTATTCTGTTGTGGAACTTGATCAAAACAACATTATGATCTTCGGCACAGTACAAAATATGGATGACAATGACCACTTGATTGAAGTATCACTCGACGCTGACGGTAATGTGAACTTCTCTAGGCAGATATCATTGTTCGAGTATGACCACTCTTTAACAGACTGTTTCATGGGGAACGAATTGGAGTACATGATCACAGGAAGCTGCTATGATCTCGCTGCAGACTCCGCGTATCCATATATTGCCAGCCGCAACTATGATGGTAGCTTGAACTGGATTGCAACTTATGACGTACACCAGCCATATGGTGAAACCGCAAGCTGCCTCTCAAGTTCTGGTAGCCTATATCTTGGGGGGAACGTATTGAGAATCCCTGAACTTACTTCAGATGCCCACGTGCTCTTCACAGATCAAGTTCTCAGCTTTGCAGATTCCAGGAATCACAATAGTGAAACGCTTCGTGATATTCAATGTTATCCTAACCCGTCAAATGGATCGATGAACCTCAGGCTCAATGGATATACGCACGGGAATCTGACCATTCGTGTCTATGACGTTACAGGCAGACTGGTGCTGCAAGAAGACAACTTCACCATAGGTTCATCTCTTATTGATGTTAGTCATCTATCAACAGGCAAGTATTTTCTTCAAACGCAAGTCACCGTAGGAGCAAGCGCATCTACAGCTTTCTTAATCATAAGGTAGAGTCCCGGACAATCAATAAAAGGGAAGCAACAATGTTACGAAGATTCAAGGAACTAGCTTTGTTTGTAGTTATCGCTTTTACTCTTACTGCCTTTGCAGAAATGGAAAGTGGAACGAAAACACTTGCATATTATTCGGTAAATCTTGCATCAACCGATTCAGCAACAAGGGCGGCATCATATCTATCAGCACTGTATGATGCCTACCCAGAATTGACCGGAAGCATGAAAGTGAAAGCTGAGCGTGTTGACTCGCTGCTGGGCGGGCTTGTCACATTCACTCAAGACTTCAATGGGATTCAACTTTTCAAATCAAAAATGTGGATTAGAGTTCTCCCCAATGGAACGGTCAACTATGTTGGAGGAAATTTTCACAAAAATATTGGCCTTCATGTTGGTCGTCAGAAGAAATGGGACACTTTTAGAGTTCAGTTAATGGAGGGATTTGGTTCGTAAGTTACGTTTCCTTCGTGGTTTTTGGTTAGGAAATTAGAAAGGCGGGGCCCCCTTGTCGCCCCCCTTAATCCCCCCAAAACTGCGGCAGATTTGGGGGGGAGACCAGAGCGAAGACGGCCGGAGGCCGTCGGAAGTATGATTTTGAGATTTGCGTGGTG
This window encodes:
- a CDS encoding T9SS type A sorting domain-containing protein, yielding MDLRAGRESSRGMGGGGKLEIRNEKLERGTTCGGGAADGERRVVLLTIPVANAILTTGLGKLAGQRTSEALSMTRILSVFNFLKRVGFALLLLLGGAGQTLAQPDTIWTRQIGAAASDEQLFGIVGDASAGALLVGSIRDSSFGTIDGLICRISTQGDINWTRRFGGGENEEFRACDMGNSGAIVAVGYSDSYGSGGRRSYVVSIENNGDSLWSWIDETTETSELNDVGFLNDILVCGNRTDGFGRSFFAAKLTSLGDTLWAKNYSRYENGAIDAALVLEPLTSGGYLLAGYRSDLPTFPNRRQDDIYIIRTNEIGDTVWTKWFETPDADERAYSVVELDQNNIMIFGTVQNMDDNDHLIEVSLDADGNVNFSRQISLFEYDHSLTDCFMGNELEYMITGSCYDLAADSAYPYIASRNYDGSLNWIATYDVHQPYGETASCLSSSGSLYLGGNVLRIPELTSDAHVLFTDQVLSFADSRNHNSETLRDIQCYPNPSNGSMNLRLNGYTHGNLTIRVYDVTGRLVLQEDNFTIGSSLIDVSHLSTGKYFLQTQVTVGASASTAFLIIR